CGCGCCGGCCTTCTCGAACGCCGGGTTGTCGGCGGCGGCCGCCGGGTCCGCTTCCGACGCCGCCTTGGCGGCCTCCACGCCGAACTGCTTCAGGGCGGTGGCCACCGGGCTGTCGCCGCCCGTGGCGGCCAGACCGGTCACCGCCTTCTCCAGGTCGGTCAGGATCTTCTGGAACACGGCCGGTGTCGGCTCGCTGCCGGAGCTCACCGCCTTGACCAGCTCCGCCTTCATCTCGTCGCCGGCCTTCTTCGCCGACTCGCAGAGGTCCTTGTCGCTGGCGCCGGCCGTCGACGCGGACGGCGCCGAGGACGCGGTGGTGGCCGCCGAGGACGGGGCGGAGGAGGTCGTGGACGAGGACCCGGCCGGGTCGGCGGCGTCCTCCCCGCCGCAGGCGGCGAGGGTGGTCAGGACGGCGCACATGACGATCGCGGAAGTGACGCGTGCAAGATTCACGAGCGGGCACGCTAGCGGACGGCCGCCCTCCGCCCAACTCCGATCCGTCCGCCGACCAGCCGGGATGTGCGCCGTACACTCCTGGCCTCGTGGAATCCGAACCGGCCGCCCGCCGGACTTCGCGTCGCGTCGCGTCCGTCGTCGTGGCCGTGCTGACTGTCCCGGCGCTCGCCCTGGCGGCCTGCGGCCGGACCGACCCGCCCACCCCGTCGGCCGCGCCGGCCGCCTCGGCCGGGTCGCCTGCGCCGCACGCGCCCGCCGGGTCGCCTGCGCCGCACGCGCCCGCCGGGTCGCCTGCGCCGCTCGCGTCGCCGGTCGCCCGTGTCGGCGGCGTCGGCAGCGCCTGCGAGCTGCCGGTCACCTTCGGGCTCGCGGCGTCCTGGCAGCCCGAGGCCGTCGCCCCCATGGCCCCGGACGACCCGTGGGCCGCGCTCGCTCGTCGCGGACCGCTCACCATGGCCTGCGAGATCGACGCCAAGCCCGCCGGCGCCATCGGCTTCCTCCGGGTCTGGACCGGCGGCGAGGCCGAGCCGCGGGCCAGCCTGCGAGCCTTCATCGGTACGCAGGCACAGGATCCCGCCTACACCGAGCTGCGCGTGGACGGCCGTCCCGCCGTGGAGGTCACCTACCGTACGAGCAGCCAGCTCGACGACGCGCTTAAGCCGGAACGGGCGTTCGCCGTGCGGACCGGGCGGGGCGTCGTCGCGGTCTCCCTGGACAGCCCCGACCACGAGGAGCACGAGGAGATGCTGCCCGCCTACGAGCTCGCCAGGCGCACCCTCGTGGTGACCCGGTGACCGCCGCCGCCTGATCCAGTCCGCCGCCACCTGATCCGCCCCGCCGGCCGCGTTCCGACCCGCCGCCCGGTCGACGCTACGCCGGGGTCCGACGGCCGATCGCGGTCGTCGATCCGTCGCCGCCCGACCGGAAAGGGGTTGCCGGGCAACCCGGAGCTGCGGCAACCTGCGGAGGTGACCGAGACGCGGGTGCTCACCGAGCACGACTGGCCGCTGTGGCGAAGCCTGCGGCTCGCCGCGTTGACCGAGGCCCCCCACGCCTTCGGCGCCCGCCTGGCCGACTGGCAGGGCGACGGCGACCGCCCGGAACGCTGGCGCGGCCGGCTGGCCATCCCCGGCTCGTGCAACGTCGTCGCGTCGCACGACGGACAGCCCGTCGGCATGGCCAGCGGAATCCCGACCGACCAGCACGACGTCGTCGAGCTGATCTCCATGTACGTGGCCCCGTCGGGGCGGGGCCGGGGCGTCGGCGACCAGCTCCTGCGGGCGGTCGAGCAATGGGCCCGGCAGGTGGGCGCGCGGACGCTACGGCTGGCGGTGGCGGAGGGCAACGAACCCGCCCGGGCCCTGTACCGACGCCACGGCTTCCACGAGACCGGCGAACTCGGCGGGCTCATGCCCGACGGACTCCGCCGCGAACACATCCTGGCCAAGCGCCTTACCGCTCAGGGCGTGTGCGATCCTCCCGGAGCCGACGGAGCCGACGGAGCCGACGGAGCCGACGGAGCCGACGGGACGGAGTGGACGACGGGCGCCGGAGTCGTCCCTCGTCACGGACGACCGACGCCCGCCAGCCGGTCTGAGCGGCCCTCCGCCGGGCCAGGCGGGGACACCTGAGCCGGCCCGACCCCGGCGATGTCACCGGCAGACGGTGCCCAGCGACACGACCAGACAGCACGCGCCGACGACGACCAGGACGAGCGCGGTAGCCGCCCGGACCGCCCAGGCGCGGTGGCGTCGGGTGACCGGAAGGATCTGCTCGACCGCCACGGCGCTGACCCAGCCGAACGCCAGCAACGGCAGATACAGGTCCCAGGCCGGGTCCGCGAAGGCGCTGGCGTTGCCGGAGCCCCCGTAGTTCGGGCAGTCCCTCTGCTGGACGATCGGCTCCAGCGCCGATATCACGACCACGAGAGCCAGGCCGCCCACCACCAGGGACCAGAAGCCGGCCAGGAACGGTGGACGCCCGCGATCGTCGTTCACGCCGGCCACTGTATGCGCATACCCGAGCGCCCGAGGACCGCCGAGCGGGGCGAGTTCCCTGCTGTCGACCTGGATGGGGTCGCCGGGTTGGGGCGACCGCCAGGGTGACACGAGCCGGGGGTGAGAGATCCGTGGTACGTGGGCCGTCCAAGATCGAAGATCCGCTATCAATGTGATCGGAGTTAAGGCCTTGAACTGCTGTTTGTGTGGAGCGGGCGACGGGAATCGAACCCGCACCGTCAGTTTGGAAGACTGAAGCTCTGCCATTGAGCTACGCCCGCGTACGCCCCGCCGCGACGGGACGCGCCGACAGCCTACCGTGTGCCCGCTGGCGTCGCGCAGCCACATACCAGCGCCCTTCCGACGCCAACGGAGGAACGCCGGGCGCCTGCTCCGGCGACCCGACGTCGACGCGCGGGGATCGTTCCGCCGGCCACCCCGATCCGACCGACCGTACGCCGGACGGTGGGCGCCGCAGAGGTTGCGTCCACAGGAGTGGTGTACGACTTGCCCGTGTTGGGCGTGTTGCGTAGATGAGAGACGGCCATCGCGTCGATCCTTCAAGACGACCAAGTCAGAGAAGGAAGAGAGAACGCGATGGCCGCTTCAGAGAGTGTGAACCCTGTTGACCTGCTGCGCGAGCAGATCGCGGGCGCGTCGCCGGACGTGTTGCAGGCGATGATCAAGACGTTCGCGCAGGCGGTGATGTCCGCCGAAGCCGACGCGATCTGCGGTGCCGGGTACGGGCAGCGCAGCGACGAGCGGGTCAACTCCCGCAACGGCTACCGGCAGCGCGAGTGGGACACCCGGGCCGGGACGATCGACCTGGCGATCCCGAAGCTGCGCCAGGTCAGCTACTTCCCGGACTGGCTGCTGACCCATCGTCGGCGGGCCGAGCAGGCCCTGATCTCGGTCGTGGCGACCTCGTATCTGCTGGGGGTGTCGACCCGGCGGGTGGAGAGGCTGGTCGAGCAGCTCGGCGTCCGGCAGCTGTCGAAGTCGCAGGTCTCGGAGATGGCCGCCCACCTCGACGCGCAGGTCGAGGCGTTCCGCAACCGGCCCCTCGACTCCGGGCATTACACGTTCGTGTGGATGGACGCGCTGACGATGAAGGTCCGCGAACACGGACGGACCGTCAACGTCCACGCCCTGATCGCCGTCGGCGTCAACGCCGACGGCCAACGCGAAGTGTTGGGCCTGGACGTCGCCTCCGACGAGGACGGCGCCGGCTGGCTGGCGTTCCTGCGGTCGCTGACCGCCCGCGGCCTGACCGGTGTCCGCCTGGTCATCTCCGACGCCCACGCCGGCTTGGTGCAGGCCATTGGGGCGGCCCTGCCCGGGGCCTCCTGGCAGCGGTGCAGGACCCACTACCTGCGGAACCTGCTGACGAAGGTCCCGAAGTCAGCGCAGCCGTGGATCGCCACCCTCGTCCGGACGATCTTCGACCAGCCCGACACCGACGCCGTCCACGCCCAGTACACGCGGGTCGTCGCCACGATCGAGGCGAAGTTCCCGGCCGCCGCCGAGCACCTCGACACGGCCCGCGACGACCTGCTCGCCTTCACCGGGTTCCCGCGCGAGATCTGGCGTCAGATCTGGTCCAACAACCCGCAGGAACGCTTGAACAAAGAGATCCGTCGGCGCACCGACGTCGTCGGGATCTTCCCGAACCGGCCCGCGATCATCCGCCTCGTCGGTGCCGTCCTGGCCGAGCAGACCGACGAGTGGACCGAAGGACGCCGCTACATGGGCCTGGAACTCCTCGCCAAAGCCCGCCTGATCACCGTCGACACCGACCAACACGACACCGACCAGCCCGACCCCACCCCGATCGCCGCATAACATCAGACCGGATCCCGCGATGGCCGTCTCCTACACCACTCGCGCGGACGTGACCCGCGCAGACGGGGCAGCTCGACAGGGCGCCCGACCAACCTGCCCGGGTCCTCCTCGCCGCCCACCTCGTTCGGCCGCCCCACCGGCCGCCCCGCCCCCCACGGCGGACCGCGTCCGACCGCCCCACCCCCACGGCGGACCGCGTCCGACTCCCGCCGACCCCAACCGGGCGTCCGCCGACGCCGTTCGGCCGACTGCCGGGCGCGGCTTCGCAGAAACGGGGCCGTCCGGGGGAGTGGATACCCCTACTTCCGCGAAGTGGGTGCGCGGAGGGACGCCCGGCCGGCCGGTTTGTCGGAATCTGGGGGTGGGCGCGCCGCCCGGAGACGCCTGCCGGGCGCGGACGGCATACACTTCTGTCGCCACGGGGTGTGGCGCAGCTTGGTAGCGCACTCGCTTTGGGAGCGAGGGGCCGTGGGTTCAAATCCCGCCACCCCGACTGTCGTCGCGGCCGGTCCGCCGGGGCGTCGCCGCACCGGTGCCCGAGCGGCCGCGAGCCGCAACGGGGCCCGAGCGGCCGAGCCGCAACGGGTGCCCAAGCGGCCGAGCCGCAGCGGTGCCTGGGCGGCTGCCGGAGCGTCCGGCCGGCTCGCCTACACTCGATGGGCTGAAGCATCGCCCCAGCCAGACCGATCAAACCGAGATCCGTTCAAGGAGTACGCCTGTGAAGAGCACCGTCGAGACTCTGAGCCCGACGCGCGTGCGGCTCGCCATCGAGGTGCCGTTCGTCGAGCTCGAGCCGAGCCTCAAGAAGGCGTACCGGGAGATCGGCCAGCAGGTCCAGGTGCCCGGCTTCCGTCGGGGCAAGGTCCCGGCCGCCGTGATCGACCAGCGGGTCGGTCGGGGCACCGTCCTCAACGAGGCGGTGCAGGAGGCCATCCCGCAGAAGCTCCTGGACGCCGTCCGTGAGCACGACCTGAAGACCCTCGGCCGCCCCGAGGTCGAGATCACCGAGTTCAACGACGGTGACAGCCTCAACTTCACCGCCGAGGTGGACGTCCGTCCGGAGATCACCCTGCCGGACCCGGCCACCATCGAGGTGACCGTCGACGAGCTTCAGATCGACGACAGTGAGATCGACGAGCAGGTCGGCAGCCTCCGTGACCGGTTCGCCACCCTCAAGACCGTCGAGCGGGCCGCCGCCAACGGCGACTTCGTCCAGATCGACCTGAACGCCACCGTCGACGGCGAGGACGTGCCGGGCGGCTCCGCGACCAACCTCTCCCACGAGGTCGGCAGCCAGCAGCTCCTGCCCGGCCTGGACGAGGCCCTGGTCGGCCTCTCCGCCGGCGAGAGCGCCACCTTCACCACCCAGCTCGTCGGCGGCGACTTCGCCGGCCGGGAGGCCGAGGTGACGGTGACCGTCCGCACGGTCAAGGAGAAGGAGCTGCCGGAGCTGAACGACGAGTTCGCGCAGATGGCGAGCGAGTTCGACACGATCGACGAGCTCCGGGGCGACGTCCGGGAGCGGATCACCCGGGGCAAGCGGGTCGAGCAGATCTACGCGGCCCGGGACAAGGCCCTGGAGCAGCTCGTCGCCGCGGCCGAGGTGCCGGCGCCGGAGGGCGTGGTCCGCGAGGAGATCGCCAGCCGCAAGCAGGCGATGATCGACCAGCTCGAGCGGATCGGCGCCTCGCTGGAGGAGTACCTCGCGGCCGAGGAGAAGACCGAGGAGCAGATCGACGAGGAGCTGACCACCTCGGCGACCGAGGGCGTCAAGATCCAGCTCCTGCTGGACACTCTGGCCGACGCCGAGGACGTCCAGGTCTCCGACGACGAGTTCGGTCACGAGATCGTCCACCGGGCGCAGCGTGCCGGGATGCCCCCGCAGCAGTACTACGACCAGCTCGTCCGCTCCGGCGCGGCCGCCGCGGTCTTCGGCGACGTGCGGCGCGGCAAGGCGCTGGCCTCGGTGATGGAGCGCATCACGATCAAGGACGCGGCCGGCGAGGTGGTCACCCTGGACGCGCTCAAGGCGGAGGCCGAGGAGACGCACCAGCACGACCACGAGCACTGATCGCGGGTTCGGCCGCCGTCCGCCACTACCGGCGTTCGGCGGCCGAAACCCTTTTCCGGGTACGGGTCCGAGGGGCTGCGCTGATAGCGAACAGTGCCCCGACCGGGACTCTGCCGCCCGACGCAGCGGTTAGTGTCGGGTACGACGGTACGGAGAGCGAAGGGCTGCCATGACCGACATGCACATCCCAGCGAAGCCGCTCCGGGCGCTCGACGCCCGAGGTGGCGACACCATTGGCAACCTCGACGACTCGGTCTACAACCGGTTGCTCAAGGAGCGCATCATCTTCCTGGGCAGTGAGGTGAACGACCAGGTGGCCAACCGCATCTGCGCGCAGCTCCTGCTGCTCGCGGCGGAGGACCCGGACCGGGACATCTTCCTCTGGATCAACTCGCCGGGTGGCTCGGTCTACTCCGGCATGGCGATCTACGACACCATGCAGTACATCGACAACGACGTGTCCACGGTGGCGATGGGCATGGCGGCCTCCATGGGTCAGCTCCTGCTCTGCGCCGGCACGAAGGGCAAGCGGTACGCCCTGCCGCACGCGCGGATCATGATGCACCAGCCGTCCGGCGGCATGGGCGGCACCGCGTCCGACATCGCCATCCAGGCCGAGCAGATGCTCTACACCAAGCGCATGTTCCAGGAGCGCGTGGCGCACCACACCGGCCAGAGCCAGGCCCAGATCGAGGCGGACTCGGACCGGGACCGCTGGTTCACCGCCAAGGAGGCCATGGACTACGGCTTCATCGACAAGGTGATCACCGGAGCCGCCCAGGTTCCGGAAGGCGCCGGGACCCTGAGCTGATCGAGGAGCTGACGATGACCGACCTGAGCCTGCCGCCGCAGTTCGCGCCGGTGCACAACCGCTACGTCCTGCCGTCGTTCGTCGAGCGCACGTCGTACGGGGTGAAGGAGTCCAACCCGTACAACAAGCTCTTCGAGGACCGGATCATCTTCCTCGGCGTCCAGGTGGACGATGCGTCGGCGAACGACGTGATGGCGCAGTTGCTGACCCTCGAGGGCACCGACCCGGACCGCGACATCATCATGTACATCAACTCGCCCGGTGGCTCGTTCACCGCCATGACGGCGATCTACGACACCATGCAGTACGTCCGGCCGGACATCCAGACCGTGTGTCTCGGGCAGGCCGCCAGCGCCGCCTCGGTGCTGCTCGCGGCCGGTACGCCGGGCAAGCGGATGGCGCTGCCGAACTCGCGGATCATCATGCACCAGCCGGCCACCGAGGGCGGCTACGGTCAGGGCTCGGACATCGAGATCCAGGCCCGCGAGATCATGCGGATGCGTACGCAGCTCGAGGAGATGTACTCGAAGCACTGCAACCAGCCGGTCGAGAAGGTCCGCAAGGACATCGACCGAGACAAGATCCTGACGGCCGAGGAGGCCCGCGAGTACGGCGTGGTCGACACCATCCTCACCAGCCGGAAGAAGGGTCTGCTGGCCGCCAACGCCGCCAGTTGACACGCGCCGGTCAGCGGCCGGTCCGGGGTCTGTTCCCGGCCGGCCGCTGACACGCCCCGCATTGGGGGTCGGAGAAACCTCCGCCAGCGGGTAACGTCGGGTCCGTACCGCTCCACCGGGTCGGACCGGCGGGGGTGCAGTGAAGGACACGGGGATCAGCGTCCTCAAGCCAGGGCCGGCGCACCGGCCGATGAGTGCAGGGAGAACGTAGGTGGCACGGATCGGTGACGGCGGCGACCTACTCAAGTGCTCCTTCTGCGGCAAGTCGCAGAAGCAGGTCAAGAAACTCATCGCGGGCCCCGGGGTCTACATCTGCGACGAGTGCATCGATCTCTGTAACGAGATCATCGAGGAGGAGCTGGCCGAGTCCGGCGAGGTGAAGTGGGAAGAGCTTCCCAAGCCGATGGAGATCTGCCAGTTCCTCGACAACTACGTGGTGGGGCAGGACCAGGCCAAGAAGGCGCTCGCGGTCGCGGTCTACAACCACTACAAGCGGATCCAGGCCGAGGCGGCCGGCGCGCCGGGCTCCGGCAGCGACGCGGTCGAGCTGGCCAAGTCCAACATCCTGCTCATCGGGCCGACCGGTTGCGGCAAGACGCACCTGGCCCAGACCCTGGCCCGGATGCTGAACGTCCCCTTCGCGATCGCCGACGCCACGGCGCTGACCGAGGCCGGCTACGTCGGCGAGGACGTCGAGAACATCCTCCTCAAGCTGATCCAGGCCGCGGACTACGACATCAAGCGGGCCGAGACGGGCATCATCTACATCGACGAGGTCGACAAGATCGCCCGTAAGTCGGAGAATCCGTCGATCACCCGGGACGTCTCCGGTGAGGGCGTCCAGCAGGCCCTGCTGAAGATCCTGGAGGGCACGGTCGCCAACGTCCCGCCGCAGGGCGGCCGGAAGCACCCGCACCAGGAGTTCATCCAGATCGACACCACCAACGTGCTGTTCATCTGTGGTGGCGCGTTCGCCGGCCTCGATCAGATCATCGAGGCGCGCACCGGCCAGGGTGGCACCGGCTTCGGGGCCCGGCTGCGTGCCGTCTCCGAGCGGTCGACCGACGACATCTTCGGTCAGGTCATGCCGGAGGACATGCTCAAGTTCGGTCTGATCCCCGAGTTCATCGGCCGGCTGCCCGTCATCACCAACGTCCGCAGCCTCGACCGGCAGGCTCTGGTCCAGATTCTCACCGAGCCGCGTAACGCCCTGGTCCGGCAGTACCAACGCCTCTTCGAGCTGGACGGTGTCGAGCTGGAGTTCGAGGAGCCGGCGCTGGAGGCCATCGCCGACCAGGCCATGCTGCGTGGCACCGGGGCCCGTGGGTTGCGCGCCATCATGGAGGAGGTCCTGCTCTCCGTGATGTACGAGGTGCCGAGCAACCCTGACGCCGCCCGGGTCCTGATCACCCGCGAGGTGGTCCTGGAGAACGTCAACCCGACGATCGTGCCCCGCGAGTTCACCGGCCGGCGGGCGGCCCGACGGGACCGCGAGGAGAAGTCCGCCTGAGCGCCGTGGGCCCCTTCGTGGGCTCATCCGGATTCGCGGGCCAGCGCGAGCCCCAGCGACGACCCTAGGGTGGTGCGTATGCGCGTCGCCGTGTGTCAACTGAACTCCCGGGCGGACCGGGCCGCGAACCTGGCGGCTGCCGAACGCCTGCTGGTACGCGCCGCCGAGGCCGGGGCCGATCTCGCGCTACTGCCGGAGTACGTCGACTATCTCGGCCCGGCCAGCGGCGTGCCCGCCCCGGAGCCGGTCGACGGCGAGTTCGGCAGCTTCTTCGCCGAGCTCGCCCGTCGGCTGGGCATGTGGGTGATCGCCGGGTCCTTCCACGAGCGTGGGCCGGACGAGCGGCGCACCTACAACACCTCACTGGTGTTCGACCGGTCCGGCGCGCTCGCCGCCACCTACCGCAAGATCCATCTGTACGACGTGGAGATTCCGGGGCGGGTCTCGTATCTGGAGTCCGCCGCGGTGGCGCCGGGCGCCGAGCCGGTGGTGCTCTCGGTCGAGGGCCTTCGGGTCGGCCTCTCCATCTGTTACGACCTGCGCTTTCCCGAGCTGTACCGACGGTTGGCGACCGAGGGCGGCGCCGAGCTGCTCGTGGTGCCGGCGGCGTTCATGCTGCACACCGGTCGGGACCACTGGGAGGTGCTGCTGCGCGCCCGCGCCATCGAGAACCAGTGTTTCGTGGCGGCGGCCGGGCAGACCGGCGACCACGATCCGGGCCGTACCTGTTTCGGGCGCAGCATGGTGGTCGACCCTTGGGGGACGGTCCTCAACCAGCTTCCGGACGGCAGCGGCCTCACCGTAACCGACCTCGACCTGGAGCGGCTCCGGACGATCCGGGCCGAGTTGCCGAGTCTGGCGAACCGTCGGCTCTGAACGGTCGGTCGGACCGTTCGGGCCGGCGTCGGCAGTGACCGCGGCAGGGTTCAGGGTTGCTGGAGCAGTACGCCGATGACGGCCAGGCCGGCGATGGCGGCGGCCGTGACCAGCAGCGCCGTGGTCATCCGGGACGGACCTCGACGGGCCAGCATCCGCACCGAGGCCACCAGCGCGAAGAGCACGAAGAGCCCGATCACCACCTGCCAGAACGGCAGGAGGAGGCCCAGGAGCGCGTCTTCGGCGAGCACTGTCGCCGGGGACCGTGGTAGGTCAGCCATGTCAGACACTCTGGCACGTGGGACCACCCCGTGTCGGTACTCCATCGGAGCGAAGCAACCCGGCGGCCGACCGGAACAGGCGTGAAAAACAGTGATGAACGTCGATTTGCGTCTCGGAGGCCAGACGCGTAACTTTCTCTCTGCAAGCGGGAGGCCGGGGCAAACCGGCCGAAGCGGGCATCAGGTTCGCGGCGGAGACGCCAAGCGGAGCTGGCCGGGCGGTGCGAAGTTCCCCGAAAGATGGGGTTGCAATCGCGAAGCCGACCGGGTAAAGTACCGAAGCCGGCAGGAGCCGGGCGGAGCGCCGCAGAGCGGCGATCGGCCGGTCTGCGGGAACCCACGACGGAAACGACCACCGATTGCGGTGTGCGTCGACGTGGGCCCGGCAACCAAGCGGAAATGATCTCGCTGAGAGAGTTGACGCCGAGGTGCCGGTAAGGTAGGTTCGAGCGGTTGCCCCGGATGGGTCTCCACGGTGGTGGGGGTTGCTGATGGTGTGTGGTTGTTCTTTGAGAACTCAACAGGGTGCTTGATAAGCCAGTGCCAATTAGTTTACCCCGTGCTGGCGCAGACCTTTGTGGTTTGTGTTGGTGGGGATTCCTTTGGCAACACTTTTTGTTGCCGGGATGGATTTTTCGACAGGTTTTTGTTGGAGAGTTTGATCCTGGCTCAGGACGAACGCTGGCGGCGTGCTTAACACATGCAAGTCGAGCGGAAAGGCCCTTCGGGGTACTCGAGCGGCGAACGGGTGAGTAACACGTGAGCAACCTGCCCCAGGCTTTGGGATAACCCTCGGAAACGGGGGCTAATACCGAATATGACCTTCGGTCGCATGATTGTTGGTGGAAAGTTTTTCGGCTTGGGATGGGCTCGCGGCCTATCAGCTTGTTGGTGGGGTGATGGCCTACCAAGGCGACGACGGGTAGCCGGCCTGAGAGGGCGACCGGCCACACTGGGACTGAGACACGGCCCAGACTCCTACGGGAGGCAGCAGTGGGGAATATTGCACAATGGGCGGAAGCCTGATGCAGCGACGCCGCGTGAGGGATGACGGCCTTCGGGTTGTAAACCTCTTTCAGCAGGGACGAAGCGCAAGTGACGGTACCTGCAGAAGAAGCACCGGCCAACTACGTGCCAGCAGCCGCGGTAAGACGTAGGGTGCGAGCGTTGTCCGGATTTATTGGGCGTAAAGAGCTCGTAGGCGGCTTGTCGCGTCGACTGTGAAAACCCGCGGCTCAACTGCGGGCCTGCAGTCGATACGGGCAGGCTAGAGTTCGGTAGGGGAGACTGGAATTCCTGGTGTAGCGGTGAAATGCGCAGATATCAGGAGGAACACCGGTGGCGAAGGCGGGTCTCTGGGCCGATACTGACGCTGAGGAGCGAAAGCGTGGGGAGCGAACAGGATTAGATACCCTGGTAGTCCACGCTGTAAACGTTGGGCGCTAGGTGTGGGGGGCCTCTCCGGTTTCCTGTGCCGCAGCTAACGCATTAAGCGCCCCGCCTGGGGAGTACGGCCGCAAGGCTAAAACTCAAAGGAATTGACGGGGGCCCGCACAAGCGGCGGAGCATGCGGATTAATTCGATGCAACGCGAAGAACCTTACCTGGGTTTGACATGGCCGCAAAACCTCCAGAGATGGGGGGTCCTTCGGGGGCGGTCACAGGTGGTGCATGGCTGTCGTCAGCTCGTGTCGTGAGATGTTGGGTTAAGTCCCGCAACGAGCGCAACCCTCGTTCGATGTTGCCAGCGCGTTATGGCGGGGACTCATCGAAGACTGCCGGGGTCAACTCGGAGGAAGGTGGGGATGACGTCAAGTCATCATGCCCCTTATGTCCAGGGCTTCACGCATGCTACAATGGCCGGTACAATGGGCTGCGATACCGTGAGGTGGAGCGAATCCCAAAAAGCCGGTCTCAGTTCGGATCGGGGTCTGCAACTCGACCCCGTGAAGTCGGAGTCGCTAGTAATCGCAGATCAGCAACGCTGCGGTGAATACGTTCCCGGGCCTTGTACACACCGCCCGTCACGTCACGAAAGTCGGCAACACCCGAAGCCGGTGGCCCAACCCTTGTGGAGGGAGCCGTCGAAGGTGGGGCTGGCGATTGGGACGAAGTCGTAACAAGGTAGCCGTACCGGAAGGTGCGGCTGGATCACCTCCTTTCTAAGGAGCACCATCCGGCGAAAGCTGGTATGGGGCCCGCGGCCTGCGAATGTTGGGTCGGGGTGCTCGAATGGCGGAGACACTGGTGAGTTTTTGCTGGGCAACGGCCTGAGATTCTAGTACAGCTGCCTTGTGGGGTGGTGGGAACGGGTTGATGGTGCGGCTTGGTGGGAATGTAGGGCACCCTGTTGGGTCCTGAAGGAACAACCCTGTGTGGTGGGTTTCTTCTGGATGTGACTGCCAGGCATGGCCTGGTTTCTCATACCGTCGGCGGTTGTCGGGTCTGGTGGGAGACTGTGGGTTGTGGGTTGGTCGTTTGTTGAGAATTGCACAGTGGACGCGAGCATCTTTGTGGTCAAGTTGTCAAGGGCGAACGGTGGATGCCTTGGCACCAGGAGCCGATGAAGGACGTGGGAGGCCGCGATAGGCCTGGGGGAGCTGTCAACCAAGCTGTGATCCCAGGGTGTCCGAATGGGGAAACCTGGCATCAGTCATGTGATGTCACCTGCACCTGAACACATAGGGTGTATGGGGGGAACGCGGGGAAGTGAAACATCTCAGTACCCGTAGGAAGAGAAAACAATTTAGTGATTCCGTGAGTAGTGGCGAGCGAAAGCGGATTTAGGCTAAACCGGTTGCGTGTGATACCTGTCAGGGGTTGCGTGGTCGGGGTTGTGGGACCCTGCTCAACATGCTGACACGTGTTGGAGAAGTTACAAAGTCAGTGGCTAGTCGAACAGTCTGGGAAGGCTGACCGTAGACGGTGATAGTCCGGTAGGTGAAAGTTGCTGACCTTCTGTGGGTGTTCCCGAGTAGCGGCGGACTCCTGAAATCTGCCGTGAATCTGCCAGGACCACCTGGTAAGCCTGAATACTTCCTGGTGACCGATAGCGGACGAGTACCGTGAGGGAATGGTGAAAAGTACCCCGGGAGGGGAGTGAAATAGTACCTGAAACCGTTCGCCTACAATCCGTCGGAGCCTTGCGGGGTGACGGCGTGCCTTTTGAAGAATGAGCCTGCGAGTTAGTGGCATGTGGCGAGGTTAACCCGTGTGGGGGAGCCGTAGCGAAAGCGAGTCTGAATAGGGCGTTTTAGTCG
The sequence above is a segment of the Micromonospora sp. WMMD882 genome. Coding sequences within it:
- a CDS encoding lipoprotein gives rise to the protein MLTVPALALAACGRTDPPTPSAAPAASAGSPAPHAPAGSPAPHAPAGSPAPLASPVARVGGVGSACELPVTFGLAASWQPEAVAPMAPDDPWAALARRGPLTMACEIDAKPAGAIGFLRVWTGGEAEPRASLRAFIGTQAQDPAYTELRVDGRPAVEVTYRTSSQLDDALKPERAFAVRTGRGVVAVSLDSPDHEEHEEMLPAYELARRTLVVTR
- a CDS encoding GNAT family N-acetyltransferase — encoded protein: MTETRVLTEHDWPLWRSLRLAALTEAPHAFGARLADWQGDGDRPERWRGRLAIPGSCNVVASHDGQPVGMASGIPTDQHDVVELISMYVAPSGRGRGVGDQLLRAVEQWARQVGARTLRLAVAEGNEPARALYRRHGFHETGELGGLMPDGLRREHILAKRLTAQGVCDPPGADGADGADGADGADGTEWTTGAGVVPRHGRPTPASRSERPSAGPGGDT
- a CDS encoding IS256 family transposase — encoded protein: MAASESVNPVDLLREQIAGASPDVLQAMIKTFAQAVMSAEADAICGAGYGQRSDERVNSRNGYRQREWDTRAGTIDLAIPKLRQVSYFPDWLLTHRRRAEQALISVVATSYLLGVSTRRVERLVEQLGVRQLSKSQVSEMAAHLDAQVEAFRNRPLDSGHYTFVWMDALTMKVREHGRTVNVHALIAVGVNADGQREVLGLDVASDEDGAGWLAFLRSLTARGLTGVRLVISDAHAGLVQAIGAALPGASWQRCRTHYLRNLLTKVPKSAQPWIATLVRTIFDQPDTDAVHAQYTRVVATIEAKFPAAAEHLDTARDDLLAFTGFPREIWRQIWSNNPQERLNKEIRRRTDVVGIFPNRPAIIRLVGAVLAEQTDEWTEGRRYMGLELLAKARLITVDTDQHDTDQPDPTPIAA
- the tig gene encoding trigger factor, with the protein product MKSTVETLSPTRVRLAIEVPFVELEPSLKKAYREIGQQVQVPGFRRGKVPAAVIDQRVGRGTVLNEAVQEAIPQKLLDAVREHDLKTLGRPEVEITEFNDGDSLNFTAEVDVRPEITLPDPATIEVTVDELQIDDSEIDEQVGSLRDRFATLKTVERAAANGDFVQIDLNATVDGEDVPGGSATNLSHEVGSQQLLPGLDEALVGLSAGESATFTTQLVGGDFAGREAEVTVTVRTVKEKELPELNDEFAQMASEFDTIDELRGDVRERITRGKRVEQIYAARDKALEQLVAAAEVPAPEGVVREEIASRKQAMIDQLERIGASLEEYLAAEEKTEEQIDEELTTSATEGVKIQLLLDTLADAEDVQVSDDEFGHEIVHRAQRAGMPPQQYYDQLVRSGAAAAVFGDVRRGKALASVMERITIKDAAGEVVTLDALKAEAEETHQHDHEH
- a CDS encoding ATP-dependent Clp protease proteolytic subunit, which encodes MTDMHIPAKPLRALDARGGDTIGNLDDSVYNRLLKERIIFLGSEVNDQVANRICAQLLLLAAEDPDRDIFLWINSPGGSVYSGMAIYDTMQYIDNDVSTVAMGMAASMGQLLLCAGTKGKRYALPHARIMMHQPSGGMGGTASDIAIQAEQMLYTKRMFQERVAHHTGQSQAQIEADSDRDRWFTAKEAMDYGFIDKVITGAAQVPEGAGTLS
- a CDS encoding ATP-dependent Clp protease proteolytic subunit, which codes for MTDLSLPPQFAPVHNRYVLPSFVERTSYGVKESNPYNKLFEDRIIFLGVQVDDASANDVMAQLLTLEGTDPDRDIIMYINSPGGSFTAMTAIYDTMQYVRPDIQTVCLGQAASAASVLLAAGTPGKRMALPNSRIIMHQPATEGGYGQGSDIEIQAREIMRMRTQLEEMYSKHCNQPVEKVRKDIDRDKILTAEEAREYGVVDTILTSRKKGLLAANAAS